A stretch of DNA from Desulfosarcina ovata subsp. ovata:
CGCGATCATGCGGAAATCGAGGTTGATGTTAAAACGGGGCTTGCTCCCGAGGAACTGATAGCGATCATTGGTGAATACGACGCCCTGGTAATTCGCAGTGCCACCAGGGTGACCGAAGCGGTCCTTGAGGCCGGAAAAAAACTGAAAGTGGTTGGCCGGGCCGGCATCGGACTGGACAATGTCGACATCCCCGCTGCCACCAAACGGGGCGTCGTGGTGATGAACACCCCCACCGGTAACGTCGTGACCACGGCCGAGCATGCCATCGCCATGATGATGGCTCTGACCCGCAATATTCCCCAGGGCACCCTGTCGCTGAAGGAAGGACGCTGGGACAAGAAGAAACTGCAGGGCCGTGAGGTGTTCAACAAAACCCTGGGCGTGGTCGGTTTCGGTAAAATCGGTTCCATTGTCGCCGACCGGGCCAAGGGCCTGCGGATGAAGGTGGTGATTTATGACCCCTTTGTTACCCCCGAACAGATTCAAAAATCCGGTTTCGAGAGTGTTTCCTTGGATGAACTCTATGCCCGGGCGGACTATATTTCGGTTCATGTCCCCAAGCTCAAAGAGACCACGGGGCTTCTGAACAAGGCTGCTTTTGATAAGATGAAAGATGGTGTGATGATCGTCAATTGCGCCAGGGGCGGTATTGTTGATGAGGACGACCTTCAGGATGCTATCCAGTCGGGGAAGGTGGCCGGGGCGGCCCTGGATGTGTTTGAAACCGAACCGCCGGGTGAGTGCCGGCTACTGGAAATGGACCGCTTGATCTGTACTCCCCATCTGGGTGCCTCCACCCGGGAGGCCCAGACCAATGTGGCCGTGGCCGTGGCCCATCAGATTATCGACTATATCGTCGATGGCACCGTGGTCAATGCCGTCAACGTTCCTTCGGTGGCCGGTGACCTGCTTAAAAAAATCGGTCCTTACATGGAAGTGGGCGATCGAATGGGTTGCCTGCAGGCGCAACTGGCCAGCGGCCCGGTCAAAGCGGTGATCATCGAGTATACCGGTGACTTCAAGGGCATGGACATGGCACCGGTATCAACGGCGATCCTGAAGGGGCTGCTCACTCCGATGGTCAAATATGCGGTTAATTTCGTCAATGCCCCCATTGTGGCCAAAGAGATGGGGATCAAGGTCACGGAATCCACCACCTCGGAAGCCGAAGACTACACCCATCTGATCACGTTGCGCGTGATTACCGACGCCGGCGAAAACCTGGTGGCCGGTACGATTATCGGCCGCAGCGACCTGAAAGTGGTCAAGATCAACGATTTTCGCCTGGAACTGGTCCCCGAAGGCCACATCCTGCTGATCTTCAACCAGGATCAACCGGGGGCCATCGGCGGTATCGGCACCACGTTGGGAAATCACGATATCAACATCGGCCGCATGCAGGTGGGACAGGATAAGGATGGTGAGCACAATATCATTTTTCTGCAGACCGATACGCCGGTCCCTGCGGAAGTGATCGAAACCTTGCGTACGGCGCAGATGGTCAACTCGGTGACACCGCTGGAGTTATAGTGATGCTAAACTGGGCGGGGTTTTCCCGCCCAGCTTAATTTGATGAACTCGTAAAAAGTCGCATTTCCGACGGATTCGTAAGAAGCCCGAGATCAAGGCTTGCGAATCCTGAGGAATGAGGCGTACTGAGCGTACTCCGCAGTGACGAAGGATACGCGTAACGCCGATATCGGGTTTCTTACGAATCCGTCTTAATTGGTTTCGTCGATAACACTGTTTCTCAGCACACCAATCCCCTCAATTTCCACTTCCACAACATCCCCTTGAGATAGCGGACCCACCCCGGCGGGGGTGCCGGTAAGGATGATGTCTCCGGGCATCAGGGTGAAATTTTTGGAAACAAAGGCGATGATTTCGGGAATTGTGAAAATCATCTGGCTGGTGTTGCTTTCCTGCACGGTTTTGCCGTTGAGCCGGCAGCGGATATCAAGGTTCTGCGGGTCGGGCACATCCTCGGCCAGCACCACCTGCGGGCCGATGGGACCAAAGGTATCCAACGATTTTCCCCGGTACCAGCCGGTACGGTCCCCATTTTGGAGATTGCGCTGGCTGACATCGTTCATGCAGGTATATCCGAAAACATGCTCCAGGGCCTGATCCACCGAGGCATCCTTGCAGCGTGTGCCAATGATCAGCGCCAGTTCCGCCTCGTAATCGGTACGCGGGGTTCTGAATCCGTATGATTTTAAGAATTTCGGGATAACGATGGATTCGCCAGGCCCGATTAGCACGTTGGGGGTTTTGGGGAAAAGCAGGGGCTCGGACGGAACCTCGTCGGTAAAGCCCTTGACCTTCATCGAAACGCTTTCAGCAATGTGGGCGCGATAGTTCAGGCCCAGCGCGATCAGCTTGGTCGGCTGAACGGGGTAGGTCTCTGAACGGTTTTTAATGGGAAGCTGGATCATGAGTGATCTCCGTTGATAACGGATGGTAACCCGTTATTCTTAAAGGCATGCATGAGGGCCTGGTCGATGGTGGCTTCATAACCGCTCAGGGTGGCGACCACTTGGTTGTCCTCGTCCAGGAAGGTGAAATCGGCCACCATTTTACGGGAATGGTGGGCGGTGACCTGCATCACCGTACTGACCCCGGAAGATGGGAATACCGACCGATACTGGCGGTAGGCTCGGGCATAACTGGGCAGGCAGACCTTGCCGGTCTGCTCGAAACACCACACAATGGCCATCTGAAACGCGCCGTCCAGCACCATGGGATCGGCGGTCCAGCGCTCGTGAATGGGATCTTGCATCCACGCTTCAGGCTTGGGTGCCGCCACCAGACGGGCGGTCATCCCGTGATCGGAATAGTCGTCGATGGACTGAATCGCCCGCAGACGCTCACCGTGGAACAGGATGTCACCGTAAATCTGTTTCAGGTCACGAGGGTAGGGATGGCTTCCATTTTTACCGTTGCCACTGAACGTCGGCGCCTCGGGAAAATGGTCAACCAGAAGTGCCTTGGCCCTGGAATGGATCACATCCTTACCGTTTTTCACACCGTTGCGCAGTTCCACGTCAACCTGCCAGGCATCACCGTTCTTTGTGGCTTTGCCGGCCATCAGGCGTACCAGTTTATCACCCTGTTCGATGCGAATGCCGCTGAGCAGGCGGAAATCATCGATTCCGTGGAGGGCGTACCCAGGGTTTTCCTTGAGCGCGCCATGGCCGATCCACTCGGAGATCAGGGCAAAAGGAACCACCGGTCGGCCGCCAATGACATGGGACGCCAGTACCGGGTAGCGTTCAATATTCAGTTCACGCCGTTCTAAAAGTGCCAGCGGCGACGGTGAGGCCAACTCGGTATTTTCCATTTCAGTGGTCAGCATGCTGCCGATGATCACTTCCACGGGACTGGCTTCGGCATTTTTCATCTCAGCCACCATCATCCGGGCGCCGGTTTCCACAGGGATCAGGGCAATCTGCATGTCGCCAAAGGCTTTTTTCAGCGACGTCGTGACCATCCCGCCATCCCACGGTCCCCAGTTGATGGCCGTGACCCGACAGTCGCTGCGCTGCTGGGCTTCCAGGCGGGCCATTTTGTTGAGCACCTCGTTGGCCATGGCATAGTCACACTGGCCGGTATTGCCTGTACGGGCACTGACCGATGAAAAGAGAGTCAGATACTTGAGATCATCGTTTTTTGTGGCGGACAACAGGTTTTGTAATCCCGCCACCTTGGTGTTGTACACGTCACGGAACTGATTCAGGGTTTTATCCCCGATCAAACGGTCGTGAAGCACACCGGCACCGTGGATGATCGCGGTGATGGGGCCCATCTGACTGCGAATCGCATCAAGGGCATTTTGAAGGCTTGCCGGATGGGTGACATCGGCACTGAAATAGGCCGTTTTGACGCCGGCTTGCTGCATCGCCTCAAGGGTGCCCGTGATGGCACGGCTGGCCGCGTAACTGCGGTAGGCTGTTTCCAGTTCCTTGGGGGTGGGACGTAATCCGGCAAATCCGTGAACGGAAATGGCCTTTTTCATGCCCGCTTCATCCTCGATGCCCTTGAGCCAGTCGGGAATCTGAGCCGGGGCTGCGGACCGGCCGACAAGCGCCATGCAGGCACCTGTGGAACGGGCCAGGGCCAGGGCGCAGGCCGCCGTCACCCCGCGGGCACCACCGGTGACCACCACGACATCCTGATTGTTCAGGGTTATGGATCCTTCGGGTATTTCTGCAGGCACTGTCGTCAGCGTGATCCGGCGGTCCTGCCACAGCCCGATCTCTATGGGGTCCGTTGCCGAAAGCGTCGTCAATTCGTCGACCACCAGACAGGCGGCGGCGCTGGTGTCGGCGGCGATTGTTGCAGAAAGATCAATGGCCCGGCAGTGAACGGCCTCCCATTCCAATCCGGCTGTCTTGGCCAGACCCGGAAGGGCGCCCTGCTCGGGACGGGGGAAGGCATTGCCGGTAAATCCAAAGGCCCCGTCCATGGCGGTGATGGCCGCAAAGAGCGCATCGCCTGTCTGGGATGCGGAGAGCAGTGCCTGGGCGCTGTTTTTTGCGGCCATAAAAGCGGCCTCCGGGGGCACATCCGGGCAGAGGATGACCCCGCCCGCCTCGTCGAACGGTTCCGGTCCGGTGACTGTTTCGGCCATGATCGCGCGTGCCGGGATACCTTTGCCATGGAACTGTTCGACCAGTGCGGCGGCCAGATCCGTGCCGCCATGAACCACCACCACCGTGCGATCGCTATCCATGCTAAACGGACGTCCCGGCATCTTGGGTGCACTGACGATATCGACGATCTGACGGGAGATGACCGTCTCCGCGGGAGGTGCCTTGGATACGGCCGGCGGGACCGTTTCAGGGGGCTTGCAGGAAGTTTCAGATTCGGCAGGTGTGCCGGCCAGAAAATCACCGATCTGTCCGAGGGTTTTCAGGGTTCCGACCATGTCCGGGGTGACCTGGGGGAGGTGGGGCATGCGCTCTTCCATGGCCGAAAGGATCTCCACGCGCTTGATGGAGTCGATGCCCAGGTCGGCCTCGATATCCATCTCCAGCCCCAGCATCTCTTCGGGATAACCGGTCAACTCGGCAACGATTTTGATGAGCGTGGATTGAATAGCGGCTTCGTCAACTGCAGAAGACGGATTCAGGGTATCGTTTCGCACCGCCGCCGGCGGGCCCGCTTGATCCGATGGCCCTCCGGCGGCCAGAAAGTCACCGATCTGTCCGAGGGTTTTCAGGGTTCCGACCATGTCCGGGGTGACTTGGGGGAGGTGGGGCATGCGTTCTTCCATGGCCGAAAGGATCTCCACGCGCTTGATGGAGTCGATGCCCAGGTCGGCCTCGATATCCATCTCCAGCCCCAGCATCTCTTCGGGATAGCCGGTCAGTTCAGCAACGATTTTGATGAGCGTGGATTGAATAGCGGCTTCGTCAGCTGCAGAAGACGGATTCAGGGCATCGTTTCGCACCGCCGCCGGCACCGGGCCCGTTTTATCCAATTTCCCTCCGGCGGCCAGAAAGTCACCGATCTGTCCGAGGGTTTTCAGGGTTCCGACCATGTCCGGGGTGACCTGGGGGAGGTGGGGCATGCGTTCTTCCATGGCCGAAAGGATTTCCACGCGCTTGATGGAGTCGATGCCCAGGTCGGCCTCGATATCCATCTCCAGCCCCAGCATCTCTTCGGGATAGCCGGTCAGTTCAGCAACGATTTTGATGAGCGTGGATGCAATGGCATCTGCAGGTCCGTCACCGGTTTCAGGGGGAGTCTCTTTTTCTCCAGACGGTGAAGCGGCAACGGGAGGACTGGACACCACCGGTGATGCGACCGCCCTGGCAGGCGCTGCCTGTTGCGGTACTGGCGTCGCCGGATTGGGCGTAGCCGGTGTTAAGGCGGCAACCGGCTGGCGATCGGCTTGAGGAAACATCGGTTGATCCGGTGTTGCCGGAATTCCCCCTCCCATGGCGGATTCAACGAAGATGCGCGTGCTGTTCATCATCGCTTCAAGGGTGCGACCGGCCTGGGCCTGGGTCTCGAGAAATTTCTGATGGGTCTGAGCGGTCTGCTGATGGAGGGACTGGATCGATTCCAGTCCCTTGCGGACAATGGCCAGGGCGTCGTCCATTCCGGCGGCGGCGGGCTGACGAGGGGTCGCCGGCGTGGTGGACGGATGGTCGTTGGGTGTTTTTTGTGGCATGGCGTTTTTCGTTGAAGTAGGGCTGTTGATGGGGGTGTTTGAGCGGGCCTGGACAGGGGCCACGTTCGCCCGAACGAGCGGTTTGGTTTCAATCGGGTCAGCGGGTTTTGGCGCTGGCGATACTGGTGGTGACGGCCGGGAAGATCGGTAGTTGGCGCCTGACAAGGGGATGACCATCTTGTGCGGGCGCTGTTCAGGAAGCGCGCGTTCCCAACGAGTCAGTTCCGGTTTGCCGCCAAGCGCGGCCAGTTGTCCGATGGTGTGGGCAAGGTCAAGCATGCCCGTATCTTTTCCGGCCAGACGGTCCAGAGCAATGACCGATATGTCGTCTGTTTTTAGGGTTGCACGTACCAGTCCGGAGAGCACGGCTTTGGGGCCGACCTCGATGAATGAACGCACGCCGGCGGCATACAGGTTTTCAATCGTCTGTTGGAAACGGACCGGCGAGGTGAGCTGCCGCCCAAGCAAATCGGCCGCCTGGGACGGATCCTCAGGGTAGGGTGACGCCGTCAGGTTGGCATACACGGGTATCGCTGTTGGTGAAAACGAGGCTTTTGCCACCGCTTCAGAAAACGGCGCCTGGGCCCCCTGGACCAAGGGGCTGTGAAAAGCGGCGGCCACGGGCAGCAAAATGCTTTTGTAGCCTTTTTGCTTACAGGCTTCTGCTGCTGCTTCAATGGCTTTTTTCGAGCCGGAAAGCACCCCCTGCTCAGGACTGTTGAGGTTGGCCAGGACCACACCGGGAAGGCTTGCCGCCAGTTTCTCGAGGGCATTGATGGGTGCCCGTACGGCCAGCATGGTTCCCGCATCCTTGTTACTGCCGGCCTCGGCCATCAATCGCCCTCGAAGTGTGCTGAGGCGTAAGAGGGTTTCCCGGTCGATCCATCCCGCGGCGTGCAGGGCCGGCAGTTCCCCGTAACTGTGGCCGCAAGTGACATCCGGTTTAACCCCGAAAGTATCCAGAACGGACAGCATGGCCAGACTGATCGCCCCAATGGCCGGTTGGGCCACGTCCGTGCGGCGCAGGGCGTCGGCCTGCTGCTGGTGCCGGGCATCGGAAAGGGCCGGCTGCGGAAAGATCATCGCCCAGAGCGGAGGGTCGTGGTCGAACGCGTCGCTGGCTGCCTGGACAGCCGTCATGGCTTCCGGGAAACGGTTGGTCAGATCCCTGCCCATATCGGGATACTGGCTCCCCTGGCCGGGAAACAGGAAAGCGAGTTTTCCGGCAGTCCTGTCGCCGGCCACATAATAGAGACCTTGAGGGGGGGATAGGACGGTACGACCAATGCCGACCGTATCCACGGCCGATTTTAATTGATCCACAATGGTTTTATGGTCCTGGCGGCAGTCCACAACCAGCACCAGCCGGTACGGGTGATCGGGGTTGAAATCGGCGCGCAACCGCCTTGCCGCCCGGCTGGGCCACACCGGGTCGGTGGCATCGGCAAATTGGTTGGCAAACTCGGTCAGATGGTCGGCAATCGAGCGATGATCGGCGCCGGAAAAAGCCAGTAGTTCGACGGAGCCGTCCCAGGCGACTTCGCATTTTTCAGGCTGGTACTCTTCGAGCACCACGTGAAAGTTGCTGCCGCCGAACCCGAAGGCGCTGACGCCGCTGCGTCGCGGATGGCCGTTGGCTTTGAACCAGGGACGGGCGGTGGTGTTGAGGTAAAACGGGCTGTTCTCGATATCCAGCTTCGGATCAGGTGTGCCGACTTTCAGTGTTGGCGGCATCACTTTATGGTAGAGGGCCAGGGTGGCTTTGATCATTCCGGCAGCACCCGCCGCCGCCTTGGCGTGCCCGATCATCGATTTGACCGATCCCAGGGCACAGCGATGCCCATTGGAAATTTTGCTGAACACGTCCCTTAAGGCACTGAACTCCACCCCGTCGCCCACCCGGGTGCCGGTGCCATGGGCTTCGATGAGATCGACGGTCTCGGGCCCAATGCCGGCATTGTGGTACGCCTCCGTCAGGGCCCGTGCCTGACCATCGGACAGGGGGGCGTAAATGCTTTGGGATTTTCCGTCGCTGGCGGAACCGATCCCGCGAATCACGGCGTAAATGCGGTCTCCATCCCGTTCGGCATCGGCGAGGCGTTTGAGCACCAGGATGCCGATCCCCTCGCCAAGCACGGTGCCATCGGCCTGGCTGGAAAACGGCCGTGCATCCCCACTGTGGGAAAGCACCCCGGTTTTGGAAAAACACATGTGCATGAAAATATCGTTGAGTGTATCGACACCGCCGGTTACCGCCATGTTGCTTTTGCCGGTATGCAGCTCCATCAGGGATAGATGGATGGCGCTGAGGCTGCTGGCGCAAGCCGCATCCACGACGCAGTTGGTGCCGCCAAGGTTCAGTCGATTGCAGATCCGGCCCGCGACCACATTGCCCAGCAGTCCGGGAAAGGAGCTTTCCTGCCAGGGGACGTAACTATCTGAAATTTCACTGATAATATCGAATTTCTGCTGGTCGCTGAGGCCTTTGTTGTCAAGGGCCCTGCGCCAGAAGGGGTGTCCCAGCCGCGATCCCAGCGAAATGACGAGTTCCTGGGTGCCAGTGACGCCGAGAATGACCGATGTGCCCTGTCGATCGAATTCGCGATTGTCCCCATACCCCGCATCCTGAAGGGCCATTTTGGCACCGACGAGT
This window harbors:
- the serA gene encoding phosphoglycerate dehydrogenase — translated: MLKVLVSDVLGDAGIQIFRDHAEIEVDVKTGLAPEELIAIIGEYDALVIRSATRVTEAVLEAGKKLKVVGRAGIGLDNVDIPAATKRGVVVMNTPTGNVVTTAEHAIAMMMALTRNIPQGTLSLKEGRWDKKKLQGREVFNKTLGVVGFGKIGSIVADRAKGLRMKVVIYDPFVTPEQIQKSGFESVSLDELYARADYISVHVPKLKETTGLLNKAAFDKMKDGVMIVNCARGGIVDEDDLQDAIQSGKVAGAALDVFETEPPGECRLLEMDRLICTPHLGASTREAQTNVAVAVAHQIIDYIVDGTVVNAVNVPSVAGDLLKKIGPYMEVGDRMGCLQAQLASGPVKAVIIEYTGDFKGMDMAPVSTAILKGLLTPMVKYAVNFVNAPIVAKEMGIKVTESTTSEAEDYTHLITLRVITDAGENLVAGTIIGRSDLKVVKINDFRLELVPEGHILLIFNQDQPGAIGGIGTTLGNHDINIGRMQVGQDKDGEHNIIFLQTDTPVPAEVIETLRTAQMVNSVTPLEL
- a CDS encoding fumarylacetoacetate hydrolase family protein — its product is MIQLPIKNRSETYPVQPTKLIALGLNYRAHIAESVSMKVKGFTDEVPSEPLLFPKTPNVLIGPGESIVIPKFLKSYGFRTPRTDYEAELALIIGTRCKDASVDQALEHVFGYTCMNDVSQRNLQNGDRTGWYRGKSLDTFGPIGPQVVLAEDVPDPQNLDIRCRLNGKTVQESNTSQMIFTIPEIIAFVSKNFTLMPGDIILTGTPAGVGPLSQGDVVEVEIEGIGVLRNSVIDETN
- a CDS encoding type I polyketide synthase, which encodes MKKEKKPAHPLIAIIGMGGMFAQSENLKAYWRTLVNGIDCISDPPASHGQLNACFDPDPKRQDHIYCKRGGFLPTLPFDPTEFGIPPAAIEATDTSQLLGLVGAKMALQDAGYGDNREFDRQGTSVILGVTGTQELVISLGSRLGHPFWRRALDNKGLSDQQKFDIISEISDSYVPWQESSFPGLLGNVVAGRICNRLNLGGTNCVVDAACASSLSAIHLSLMELHTGKSNMAVTGGVDTLNDIFMHMCFSKTGVLSHSGDARPFSSQADGTVLGEGIGILVLKRLADAERDGDRIYAVIRGIGSASDGKSQSIYAPLSDGQARALTEAYHNAGIGPETVDLIEAHGTGTRVGDGVEFSALRDVFSKISNGHRCALGSVKSMIGHAKAAAGAAGMIKATLALYHKVMPPTLKVGTPDPKLDIENSPFYLNTTARPWFKANGHPRRSGVSAFGFGGSNFHVVLEEYQPEKCEVAWDGSVELLAFSGADHRSIADHLTEFANQFADATDPVWPSRAARRLRADFNPDHPYRLVLVVDCRQDHKTIVDQLKSAVDTVGIGRTVLSPPQGLYYVAGDRTAGKLAFLFPGQGSQYPDMGRDLTNRFPEAMTAVQAASDAFDHDPPLWAMIFPQPALSDARHQQQADALRRTDVAQPAIGAISLAMLSVLDTFGVKPDVTCGHSYGELPALHAAGWIDRETLLRLSTLRGRLMAEAGSNKDAGTMLAVRAPINALEKLAASLPGVVLANLNSPEQGVLSGSKKAIEAAAEACKQKGYKSILLPVAAAFHSPLVQGAQAPFSEAVAKASFSPTAIPVYANLTASPYPEDPSQAADLLGRQLTSPVRFQQTIENLYAAGVRSFIEVGPKAVLSGLVRATLKTDDISVIALDRLAGKDTGMLDLAHTIGQLAALGGKPELTRWERALPEQRPHKMVIPLSGANYRSSRPSPPVSPAPKPADPIETKPLVRANVAPVQARSNTPINSPTSTKNAMPQKTPNDHPSTTPATPRQPAAAGMDDALAIVRKGLESIQSLHQQTAQTHQKFLETQAQAGRTLEAMMNSTRIFVESAMGGGIPATPDQPMFPQADRQPVAALTPATPNPATPVPQQAAPARAVASPVVSSPPVAASPSGEKETPPETGDGPADAIASTLIKIVAELTGYPEEMLGLEMDIEADLGIDSIKRVEILSAMEERMPHLPQVTPDMVGTLKTLGQIGDFLAAGGKLDKTGPVPAAVRNDALNPSSAADEAAIQSTLIKIVAELTGYPEEMLGLEMDIEADLGIDSIKRVEILSAMEERMPHLPQVTPDMVGTLKTLGQIGDFLAAGGPSDQAGPPAAVRNDTLNPSSAVDEAAIQSTLIKIVAELTGYPEEMLGLEMDIEADLGIDSIKRVEILSAMEERMPHLPQVTPDMVGTLKTLGQIGDFLAGTPAESETSCKPPETVPPAVSKAPPAETVISRQIVDIVSAPKMPGRPFSMDSDRTVVVVHGGTDLAAALVEQFHGKGIPARAIMAETVTGPEPFDEAGGVILCPDVPPEAAFMAAKNSAQALLSASQTGDALFAAITAMDGAFGFTGNAFPRPEQGALPGLAKTAGLEWEAVHCRAIDLSATIAADTSAAACLVVDELTTLSATDPIEIGLWQDRRITLTTVPAEIPEGSITLNNQDVVVVTGGARGVTAACALALARSTGACMALVGRSAAPAQIPDWLKGIEDEAGMKKAISVHGFAGLRPTPKELETAYRSYAASRAITGTLEAMQQAGVKTAYFSADVTHPASLQNALDAIRSQMGPITAIIHGAGVLHDRLIGDKTLNQFRDVYNTKVAGLQNLLSATKNDDLKYLTLFSSVSARTGNTGQCDYAMANEVLNKMARLEAQQRSDCRVTAINWGPWDGGMVTTSLKKAFGDMQIALIPVETGARMMVAEMKNAEASPVEVIIGSMLTTEMENTELASPSPLALLERRELNIERYPVLASHVIGGRPVVPFALISEWIGHGALKENPGYALHGIDDFRLLSGIRIEQGDKLVRLMAGKATKNGDAWQVDVELRNGVKNGKDVIHSRAKALLVDHFPEAPTFSGNGKNGSHPYPRDLKQIYGDILFHGERLRAIQSIDDYSDHGMTARLVAAPKPEAWMQDPIHERWTADPMVLDGAFQMAIVWCFEQTGKVCLPSYARAYRQYRSVFPSSGVSTVMQVTAHHSRKMVADFTFLDEDNQVVATLSGYEATIDQALMHAFKNNGLPSVINGDHS